CTGTGCGGGCGTATGTATATAAGACTCCTCGCGGATGATATAAACCAACGTTTAGTCAACCAACGTCCAGTATGCCGGTGCGTGTTACGCCGTCGACGTTTCACCATTcttatcttatttttaaaataaatttcaacaacaataatagtcacaatcatcatcaccatcatcatcatcacaaATGAATCATCtacttaattcaaattaataaaaagttaatcgattttcgcaaaaaaaaaatacagttaaaaataatttttaaaactccaaacttgaaattaaacaaaaaatatttttttaaacatttaaaataattaaaaaaaagccgCGATTACGATTGCCCgtgaattcaaattaaattcaatttaaaaccCCGGGTTCTTTTTCCGtgacatttaaatttgaaaaaaaaaaaatgagttatgAAGAAAGTTTAATAAGAatgtcaagaaattatttataagtacaAGACTAACAATAAgtaagttaaaaaacaaaaataaataatttaaaatattttctacaataaattaatagtttatttatagatagtattattatctttattgaTAGTAAAGTGCAACGCCCCCGATACGAGCTTTTAAACTGAAagcataataaatttagtaatctCAAATTTCCTTTCATCAATAATACTCTTATACTTACTCACATATGTGTATCTATATCCACACAATATCCTATTCATACCCATCACAGGATACGGATGTATATACTTCAGCCTAAAGACTAAATGCCATTAAGCCATCGCTATAAGTACCTAGAAGTAATTATAGGATAATTAGTGTTTGAGTATAATATCGTACGAATAGAAACATGCACATTATTGTTATACTACTAGTTATACCGCACAGTTTAAACATGCGATCCTAATATATACACTCACATGTACAAATAACTACCctactttttttaatctagCAAATTAtgatctaattattttattaatttaaatttaaagaaaaaaaaaaaagaattaactccattattttttttctatttcttcaCTACTCTctagattaatttttgaattattaaataattaaaatttaataattaagtaaaagaGTTAATGGTGGTAGTAAAAAACACGTGCAAAGATAAAACGAGaaagcaaatatatatacatatataatagtaaaagaagaaaatgaataaaaacgaATGAGTCAGAGGGTGCGAGTACAAAAGAGCGAGAGAGTAAGAGGGTTAGTAAAAGGCGGTGGTCCCGGCAAAGCACCAAATCGATACAGCTTCCCGTCTCCTACTCACTGACTACACCCTCTTTGTCTGTCAGCTGGTTGTCGTTGGTTTAGCTACACATAAACTATCTTTCAATGACTAGTTCTTTGGTCCCTTCCCTATTATATAtgtccatatatatattcatacatgtTTTTCCGACGTAAAACTATATCCCTTATTAGACAAGAACTCTGACAAGGGTATTGGGGAAGCAATAAACGCAGAGCTTTATACATCTAGAGTTGCCAGAGAAACtcatcaataaatcaattaaattagtaCCAGCTCAGCCTgttgcttttattatttacattaaaattttccgctCCCAAGGagcttaattaaaataatatttacattgcGAGTAgtactcattaattattaattttttaattataatttgaataaaatttctggagcagtttaaaaaaaccctggtattttaaatatttaaaagtttatcagCTCGAGGATTCGATTAATCGTTGATTACGTGCCGACACTTTACTTCAACAGTGAGGCTTCCTGAGCTGAGTGGTATTGAGTAGGTGAGGGATAGACTCTAGAGTTGTTCCAGCTATAGTCTCTAGTCTCTGTCCTCTGGCCTCTGGTTTATCTATAGGATCTATAGTGGTGTAGATTCACAGTAGGACACTAGACAACACCAGTACACTTGTTCTCCAAGTACCAGCAAGTACGGGGGTGTAGAGTACAGTAGTACTACTCTACACTACACTACTACAATCCACTCTCGGTAATGAGAAGAGTTCTCTCCCAGCGGGTGACCTCGTAATTCTCATCATTTCATTTCCCTCTAGATAATCCCCAGTGGAGAGCTAGAGTACGCTCTGCAATTCACATCAACGTGCCAGTTGTCGTAAACTTTTATGGAACTGAAaagtaaatgataataataaattacaaatatataataacgTCAGCCAGAGCACACGTGGAAATCtttccattaaattaattaatattttaattttattaaaaatttttttttttatttactttacccTGGAGCTCTTATTTTATCATGATATTTTATGATTCCTGTTagatataaaatgaatatgacAGCGATGAGAAGTGTTACGACGTTGGGTTCGTTGATGACCACCGATGACAGTGATAGAATGACAATGACCATGTCCAGCACCACGTTGGTGGACTTGCTGGGAGGAATTGACGTTAAAATATCGATGGACAGAAGTAAAACGAATATATTTGACAGCGATCTTGATGTCTCCCCGGTTACACTGTCGTCTGATTGGTCTAGAGTGGCTCGACTTTTACTACTTGCATCGCTCGCTGTCGTCGGCAGCGTTGGAAATGTTTTTATGATATCTGCTATCATGGTCGAGGATCATTTGAAAAAACGaggtacattttttattattattgtcaattgTAATTGCGAGAAAagaggaaatttattttaatttatggtaAACTATGCAATTGCGTTCTACATATTTTCAAACATTAAATAcatcctgttttttttttttattttattacacatCTGCaagctcaataaaaaaaaaagctcttagagataattaaagttttgatTTAATCGATGAATATCttgaatattttactttaagatttatctttttcattaaatgataataattttttaatcaaccaTACTAATTAACTTCGCATaattgaaatgataaaaaacttttaatttaaaaattgaaagcttcaagtaaatttatacttaCCTGTAAgtttataaagtaaataattattcaaatatataagtgcgcatgaaaaaaatttctaatgtataatcaagaaaaaaaaagaaatttgttGCGTGATTTATAATTgcatgattattaaatataataatatattttttcaaggtAATGCATTCTTGGTCAATGTCGCGCTCGCTGATTTACTAGTAACTGGACTAGTTATACCAGCATCAGCAATTGTGATTCTTGCTGGTCACGAAGAGTCACTCAGTATATGTCGATTTGAATGGACACTCGAGGCTTTGTGTTTTCTCGTAACTGTTTTAACATTAGCGACAATTGCCGGTGAAAATTATGCGCGTCTCTGTTTACCTGctgaaaagtaattattaaataaatacataaataaataaataaataattaattttgattaacaaataattttctagatATGAAGCATTGACACCAAGTCGTGTAACGGCGACGATATTTGTGATATGGGTGATATCAGGAATAGTAGTAGGACTGCAGTCATCGCTAGACTTGGGTCCCGATTTTTGTGGTCGTAAATTTAATCCGGTGACAATACCGCAGATAATAGGGGCATTTTTTCTAGTACTATTACCGGCACTGCTGACACCAATTATTTATCTGCGATTGATATTACGCGTGCGTCGTGCAGTCCGAGGTTCATTCAAGCCACCGGCATCCTTCTCATGGGATTATGAGTTAATGAAGACCAATATATACAGCTTTACCCTTTTCACAATATTCTGGCTGCCCTTTGGCTCGGCAATATTAACGACTGCCCGTCGACCCGTAAGTGCCAGGATCTTTTACAATCTCGCTTGGTTTGCTTTATCCAAGTCTTGCATTAATAGTCTTGTTTACTGCGTATTCGATCGGCATTTTCGTAATGCTTATGTTAAATTATTCCACTATTGTTGCTGTAAGACAACGGTCAGCTTCTCACGCAGACCTAGGGGTGATGGGTCAAGATCTTCGGGGGATGTTAGACTACGGGTCCACATTATTCATTCGTACGCAAGTCCCGCTTCTTGTCGGCCAAATGTCGCGAGACCTAATGGCAGAGACGTTTatgaactttaaataaatttttttttttatactttaaatttatattttattttattaagtttttttaaaatttatttacgctTTAATTCCgtccataattttatttattttacaacttttatttaaactcgAGTTTTAATGACCGCGTTTTAATACCATCGGATTAAAGattaaattgaatgaaaatatttaatggcgaaataaaaatttaagaggcTTTGTTCACCGACGGGAATAAAGCATGTTATGTGGGAAAAGGCAATAAAGTCTCTCTGATtattgacgtttttttttgttgaggTGACCATGCGTGCGGTGGAAACGAtcgaaaagtttttattacgGATTCCATTctgtttttatcttttttagtCAGGGCTGAAGGCGTTCCAATAATTGACAATACAAAGTAATTccactaattataaataatatttttatttaatttcagttCATTTATAATCACTAGGCGCCGCATAaagtaatcaatttttttttttttaatttacactcaattttaaataattgtcttTTTTGCAATTCACGCATTTGAAtggtagtaaaaaaatttttaaaattaaatttcgaaacgtaaaatttaaaaaaatcgaaggtaaaaaaatttgataaaataaattattaaaaattttttttctttcaaaaatcaaaaagatgTAACGCAAaattttacatactttttgtagagaaaaaaaaactgtgatCACTTGAAATGTGATTGCGAGAATctcgcaataaataaatataaaaaaaaaatattaattataattatcgtcataaatttattattat
This genomic window from Microplitis demolitor isolate Queensland-Clemson2020A chromosome 6, iyMicDemo2.1a, whole genome shotgun sequence contains:
- the LOC103579152 gene encoding melatonin receptor type 1A gives rise to the protein MNMTAMRSVTTLGSLMTTDDSDRMTMTMSSTTLVDLLGGIDVKISMDRSKTNIFDSDLDVSPVTLSSDWSRVARLLLLASLAVVGSVGNVFMISAIMVEDHLKKRGNAFLVNVALADLLVTGLVIPASAIVILAGHEESLSICRFEWTLEALCFLVTVLTLATIAGENYARLCLPAEKYEALTPSRVTATIFVIWVISGIVVGLQSSLDLGPDFCGRKFNPVTIPQIIGAFFLVLLPALLTPIIYLRLILRVRRAVRGSFKPPASFSWDYELMKTNIYSFTLFTIFWLPFGSAILTTARRPVSARIFYNLAWFALSKSCINSLVYCVFDRHFRNAYVKLFHYCCCKTTVSFSRRPRGDGSRSSGDVRLRVHIIHSYASPASCRPNVARPNGRDVYEL